The following proteins are co-located in the Mesorhizobium australicum WSM2073 genome:
- the accB gene encoding acetyl-CoA carboxylase biotin carboxyl carrier protein translates to MSIKKTGVDQQLIRDLAGILNDTNLTEIEVELGDLKVRVSRQAPAVHAIAAPQPTYAPTATQPAAAPAAVDVSKNAVTSPMVGTAYLAPSPDAKPFIEVGQKIKEGQTLLIIEAMKTMNQIPSPRAGTVTAILFEDATPVEYGMPLVVIE, encoded by the coding sequence ATGTCGATAAAGAAGACCGGTGTTGACCAGCAACTGATCCGCGATCTGGCGGGCATACTGAACGACACCAACCTGACAGAGATCGAGGTGGAACTCGGCGACCTGAAGGTACGGGTGTCGCGGCAGGCGCCCGCCGTTCACGCGATTGCGGCCCCGCAGCCCACCTATGCACCAACGGCAACCCAGCCCGCGGCCGCCCCGGCGGCGGTCGACGTGTCGAAAAACGCGGTGACCTCGCCCATGGTCGGCACCGCCTATCTGGCGCCGTCGCCGGACGCAAAGCCGTTCATCGAGGTCGGCCAGAAGATCAAGGAAGGCCAGACGCTGCTGATCATCGAGGCGATGAAGACGATGAACCAGATCCCCTCGCCGCGCGCGGGCACGGTGACGGCGATCCTGTTCGAGGACGCGACGCCGGTGGAATACGGCATGCCGCTCGTCGTGATCGAGTAG
- a CDS encoding M48 family metalloprotease: MLSRPRSTIARAARVFATVSLAAAVAVAGSQTAFAQGVPVVRDAEIEALVRDYARPIFRAAGLANDGIDIVLVNDSSFNAFVTGRRLFINTGALMTAETPNEIIGVIAHEAGHIAGGHQQKLRDQLERAKTMAIIATLLGAGAIVAGATTNSRGLAGAGMGVAAGGGEMAQRSILAYQRTEEITADRSAITYLNATGQSGMGMLKTFHRFQTALSLSGAQVDPYRISHPMPQDRIANLEVLVKQSPNVDKIDAPALQQRHDMMRVKIAVYMEGQAAATRLMQKMRGSMAALYGDAQSAYLYGNIAAALTKTNALIKAQPKNAYFQELLGDILMKANKPADAADAYSKAVSLDPARSGLLPVSLGQALMAVGTPDSLKKAVVQINNGLGRDKENSTGYRYLAQAYGELGDIPGAELATAEGHFYSGNYKDAKIFAMRAQQQMKRGEPRWIRAQDIINYKSSGKSQ; this comes from the coding sequence ATGTTGAGCCGACCCAGATCGACGATTGCCCGGGCAGCGCGTGTCTTCGCGACGGTTTCGCTTGCCGCCGCGGTTGCGGTTGCCGGTTCGCAGACCGCCTTCGCCCAAGGCGTGCCAGTGGTCCGCGACGCCGAGATCGAAGCCCTGGTGCGCGATTATGCACGGCCGATCTTCAGGGCCGCCGGGCTGGCGAATGACGGCATCGACATCGTGCTGGTCAACGATTCCAGCTTCAACGCCTTCGTCACCGGGCGCCGGTTGTTCATCAACACCGGCGCGTTGATGACGGCTGAGACGCCGAACGAAATCATCGGCGTCATCGCACACGAAGCCGGGCATATCGCCGGCGGCCACCAGCAGAAGCTGCGCGACCAGCTCGAACGCGCCAAGACCATGGCCATCATCGCCACCTTGCTCGGTGCCGGCGCGATCGTTGCCGGTGCGACCACGAACAGCCGCGGCCTTGCCGGCGCCGGCATGGGCGTGGCGGCCGGCGGCGGCGAGATGGCGCAGCGCAGCATCCTCGCTTACCAGCGCACCGAGGAAATCACGGCCGACCGCTCGGCCATCACCTATCTCAATGCCACCGGCCAGTCCGGCATGGGCATGCTGAAGACCTTCCACCGCTTCCAGACCGCGCTATCGCTGTCGGGCGCGCAGGTCGATCCCTACCGGATCAGCCACCCGATGCCGCAGGACCGCATCGCCAACCTCGAGGTGCTGGTCAAACAGAGCCCCAATGTCGACAAGATCGACGCGCCGGCACTGCAGCAGCGCCACGACATGATGCGGGTGAAGATTGCCGTCTACATGGAAGGCCAGGCCGCCGCGACGCGACTGATGCAAAAGATGCGGGGCAGCATGGCGGCGCTGTACGGCGATGCCCAGTCGGCCTATCTCTACGGCAACATCGCCGCGGCGCTCACCAAGACCAACGCCCTGATCAAGGCGCAGCCCAAGAATGCCTACTTCCAGGAGCTGCTCGGCGATATTCTGATGAAAGCCAACAAGCCCGCGGATGCTGCCGACGCTTATTCCAAGGCGGTCAGCCTCGACCCGGCACGGTCCGGCCTGCTGCCTGTCTCGCTTGGCCAGGCGCTGATGGCGGTCGGCACGCCAGACTCGCTGAAGAAAGCTGTCGTGCAGATCAACAATGGCCTGGGCCGCGACAAGGAAAACTCCACCGGATATCGTTATCTGGCGCAGGCTTACGGGGAGCTGGGAGACATACCGGGCGCGGAGCTTGCCACCGCCGAAGGCCATTTCTATTCCGGCAACTACAAGGATGCCAAGATCTTCGCCATGCGGGCGCAACAGCAGATGAAGCGCGGCGAGCCGCGCTGGATACGCGCCCAGGACATCATAAACTACAAATCGTCAGGCAAGAGCCAGTAA
- a CDS encoding DUF2155 domain-containing protein, with product MSFFNPILTGGLTLAASLAVSTIAFAASPAPAPPAPAAPAGSDRITNPVAEFAGIDKITGRIITFDVYIDETVQFGALQVTPRVCYSRPQNEQPKTDSFVEVDEITLDRKIRRIFTGWMFAESPGLNAVEHAVYDVWLKECKQKSDVPAPDAGKSGATKADGAKADASKPAATKPTPSVAPDAAQPDDAVEPDTTDTN from the coding sequence ATGAGCTTTTTCAACCCGATATTGACGGGCGGCCTGACGTTAGCAGCCAGCCTCGCCGTCAGCACCATCGCCTTTGCGGCTTCACCCGCACCCGCTCCCCCGGCGCCGGCGGCGCCCGCGGGATCGGATCGCATCACCAACCCGGTCGCCGAGTTCGCCGGCATCGACAAGATCACCGGCCGCATCATCACCTTCGATGTCTATATCGACGAGACGGTGCAGTTCGGCGCCCTGCAGGTCACGCCGCGCGTCTGCTATTCCCGGCCGCAGAACGAACAGCCGAAAACCGATTCTTTCGTCGAGGTCGACGAGATCACGCTCGACCGCAAGATCCGCCGTATCTTCACCGGTTGGATGTTTGCGGAAAGTCCGGGGCTCAACGCCGTCGAACATGCCGTCTATGACGTCTGGCTGAAGGAATGCAAGCAGAAGTCGGATGTGCCGGCGCCCGATGCTGGCAAGAGTGGCGCGACCAAGGCCGATGGGGCGAAAGCCGACGCGTCGAAGCCAGCCGCGACCAAGCCAACGCCCTCGGTCGCTCCGGACGCGGCACAGCCCGACGACGCCGTGGAACCGGATACGACGGACACCAACTGA
- a CDS encoding DsbA family protein translates to MKKALLLGTTGVAVALAMLAFGFVAGSPQVAKAGTAQAVQTAQPVQTAQPVQTAADTKIDRTEVEGIIRDYLLKNPEVLLEVQDALEAKQKEEQRLAALGVIKNAKDQIFNSTFDGVVGNPNGKVTIVEFYDYNCGFCKRAIEDMRALTKSDPDLRFVLKEFPILGPDSQKASVVSMAFHLMMPEKYGEFHNALLGGQGRATEATAIKIALSLGADEATLHEKMKDPSITEAFTKTYDLANKLQITGTPSYVVGNEVVFGALGQEVLAEKIEAAKAAL, encoded by the coding sequence ATGAAAAAGGCACTGCTGCTGGGCACCACGGGGGTTGCGGTCGCCCTTGCCATGCTGGCTTTCGGTTTTGTGGCCGGCAGTCCGCAGGTTGCGAAGGCCGGAACGGCACAGGCTGTCCAGACGGCTCAGCCTGTCCAGACGGCGCAGCCTGTCCAGACGGCGGCCGATACCAAAATCGACCGCACCGAGGTCGAGGGAATCATCCGCGACTATCTCCTGAAGAATCCGGAAGTGCTGCTGGAAGTGCAGGACGCGCTCGAGGCCAAGCAGAAGGAGGAACAGCGGCTCGCGGCACTGGGCGTCATCAAGAACGCCAAGGACCAGATCTTCAATTCCACCTTCGACGGCGTCGTCGGCAACCCGAACGGCAAGGTCACGATCGTCGAGTTCTACGACTACAATTGCGGCTTCTGCAAACGCGCCATCGAGGACATGCGGGCGCTTACCAAGTCCGATCCGGACCTGCGTTTCGTGCTCAAGGAATTCCCGATCCTCGGCCCGGATTCGCAGAAGGCGAGCGTCGTCTCGATGGCGTTTCACCTGATGATGCCGGAGAAATACGGCGAGTTCCACAATGCGCTGCTCGGCGGCCAGGGGCGCGCCACCGAGGCAACCGCGATCAAGATCGCGCTTTCGCTCGGCGCCGACGAGGCGACATTGCACGAGAAGATGAAGGACCCATCGATCACCGAGGCCTTCACCAAAACTTACGATCTTGCCAACAAACTGCAGATCACCGGAACCCCGTCCTACGTCGTCGGCAACGAGGTCGTGTTCGGGGCGCTCGGGCAGGAAGTGCTTGCCGAAAAGATCGAGGCGGCGAAAGCCGCGCTTTGA
- a CDS encoding glutaminase — protein sequence MPEVEQAPKLDQALAEVAAEMAERTDRGDVATYIPQLGKVDPKKFGIAAVTNDGRTLVAGDADQAFSIQSISKVFTLTLALGNVGDALWKRVGREPSGNPFNSIVQLEHENGIPRNPFINAGAIVISDILLAGHQPREAIGEILRFIQFLADDETIIIDREVAASERATGYRNFALANYMKSFGNLHHAPELALGVYFHHCAIAMSCRQLAMAGRFLANGGKNPATGHSVVSAERARRIGAMMLTCGHYDGSGDFAFRVGIPGKSGVGGGILGIVPGVASLAVWSPGLNANGNSKLGSIALEKLARMMNWSIFAP from the coding sequence ATGCCGGAAGTCGAACAGGCCCCCAAACTTGATCAAGCATTGGCGGAAGTCGCGGCGGAAATGGCGGAACGCACCGATCGCGGCGATGTCGCGACCTATATTCCCCAACTGGGCAAGGTCGACCCGAAGAAATTCGGCATCGCGGCCGTTACCAATGATGGCCGCACGCTCGTGGCCGGCGATGCCGACCAGGCGTTTTCGATCCAGAGCATCTCGAAGGTGTTCACCCTGACGCTGGCGCTCGGCAATGTCGGCGATGCGCTGTGGAAGCGGGTGGGGCGCGAGCCCTCCGGCAACCCGTTCAACTCGATTGTCCAGCTCGAGCATGAGAACGGCATTCCCCGCAATCCGTTCATCAATGCCGGTGCCATCGTCATTTCCGACATCCTGCTTGCCGGTCACCAGCCGCGCGAGGCGATCGGCGAGATACTGCGCTTCATCCAGTTCCTCGCCGACGACGAGACGATCATCATCGATCGCGAGGTCGCGGCTTCCGAACGTGCCACTGGCTACCGCAACTTCGCGCTCGCCAATTACATGAAATCCTTCGGCAATCTCCATCATGCACCGGAACTGGCGCTGGGCGTCTATTTCCACCATTGCGCCATCGCCATGAGCTGCCGGCAATTGGCGATGGCCGGTCGCTTCCTCGCCAATGGCGGCAAGAACCCGGCAACCGGGCATTCCGTGGTGTCGGCGGAGCGGGCGCGGCGCATCGGCGCCATGATGCTGACCTGCGGCCACTATGACGGCTCTGGCGATTTCGCTTTCCGCGTCGGCATCCCCGGCAAGAGCGGCGTCGGCGGCGGCATATTGGGCATCGTGCCGGGTGTCGCCTCGCTCGCCGTCTGGTCGCCTGGCCTCAACGCCAACGGCAATTCCAAGCTGGGTTCGATCGCACTGGAAAAGCTCGCCAGGATGATGAACTGGTCGATCTTCGCGCCTTAG
- a CDS encoding pyridoxal phosphate-dependent aminotransferase, whose protein sequence is MVVSLSHRGNVEPFHAMDVLAEANRLKVLGIPVISMAVGQPSDPAPVRVRAAAAKALEVGRIGYTDTLGLAPLRKAIAGHYADHYGLDVDPGRIAVTAGSSAAFNLAFLAMFDPGDRVAIAAPGYPAYRNIMAALGIDVVEIELGDAAYLHASHLEAAHREAPLKGVLFASPANPTGAVIPVDELATLVATAESLGIAVISDEIYHRLAYGAPDTTALAFSGSVTVINSFSKYYCMTGWRIGWMVLPEELVRPVERIAQSLYISPPELSQIAAIEAFAATEELEAVKGRYAWNRELLIKRLPELGFPLAAPMDGAFYAFCDVTRHSNDSMVFARRMLAEAHVAATPGRDFDTRAGHRTMRFSYAGSHDDMVEAMARIERWLR, encoded by the coding sequence ATGGTCGTTTCGCTCTCCCATCGCGGCAATGTCGAGCCGTTCCACGCCATGGATGTGCTGGCCGAAGCGAACCGGCTGAAGGTCCTGGGCATACCGGTGATTTCCATGGCGGTCGGCCAGCCATCCGATCCAGCGCCCGTACGGGTTCGCGCCGCCGCCGCCAAGGCGCTGGAGGTTGGACGCATAGGCTATACCGACACCTTGGGTCTGGCACCGCTGCGCAAGGCGATCGCCGGGCATTACGCGGATCATTATGGCCTCGATGTCGACCCCGGCCGGATCGCGGTGACCGCCGGATCGTCGGCGGCCTTCAATCTCGCCTTCCTGGCGATGTTCGACCCGGGCGACCGGGTCGCCATCGCCGCGCCCGGCTACCCCGCCTATCGCAACATCATGGCAGCCCTTGGCATCGACGTGGTCGAAATCGAGCTCGGCGACGCGGCTTATCTGCATGCTAGCCATCTGGAAGCCGCGCATCGCGAGGCGCCGCTGAAGGGTGTGCTGTTTGCAAGTCCGGCCAATCCGACGGGCGCCGTCATCCCAGTCGACGAACTGGCGACGCTGGTCGCCACGGCGGAATCGCTCGGCATCGCCGTCATTTCCGATGAGATCTACCATCGGCTGGCCTATGGCGCCCCCGACACCACGGCACTCGCCTTCAGCGGCAGCGTGACGGTTATCAACTCCTTCTCGAAATACTACTGCATGACCGGCTGGCGCATCGGCTGGATGGTTTTGCCGGAAGAACTCGTGCGGCCGGTCGAGCGCATCGCCCAGAGCCTCTACATCTCGCCGCCGGAGCTGTCGCAGATTGCGGCGATCGAGGCTTTTGCCGCAACCGAGGAACTGGAGGCGGTGAAGGGACGCTATGCCTGGAATCGCGAGCTCTTGATTAAGCGTTTGCCGGAGCTGGGTTTTCCCCTGGCGGCGCCCATGGATGGCGCCTTCTATGCCTTTTGCGATGTCACCCGGCACAGCAATGACAGCATGGTCTTCGCCCGCAGGATGCTGGCCGAGGCGCATGTTGCAGCGACACCCGGCCGCGATTTCGACACCAGGGCGGGGCATCGCACGATGCGGTTTTCCTATGCTGGCAGCCACGACGACATGGTCGAGGCGATGGCGCGCATCGAACGCTGGTTGAGGTAG
- the panB gene encoding 3-methyl-2-oxobutanoate hydroxymethyltransferase: protein MATQLPTTDIRVGADLIRRRKGGTPIVCLTAYTYPIARLLDPHVDLLLVGDSVAMVVHGHETTLGASLEMMIAHGQAVMRGSARACVVVDMPAGSYEGSAVQALASARRIVGETGCQAVKLEGGVDMARQIAAIVAADIPVMGHIGLQPQSVKKDGGYKIKGRTDETVAALIADALAVEKAGAFSVVIEGTIETVAADITRRIAIPTIGIGASDDCDGQILVVDDMVGLTVDRVPKFVKQYADLRSVITHAAERYASEVRDRVFPGPAHVFSKTNGGDDA from the coding sequence TTGGCCACGCAATTGCCGACCACCGATATTCGCGTCGGCGCCGACCTGATTCGCCGCCGCAAGGGCGGCACGCCGATCGTCTGCCTCACCGCCTACACCTATCCGATCGCCCGCCTGCTCGATCCCCATGTCGACCTGCTCCTGGTCGGCGACAGCGTCGCCATGGTCGTGCATGGCCACGAGACGACGCTGGGCGCCTCGCTGGAGATGATGATCGCGCACGGCCAAGCCGTGATGAGGGGCTCGGCCCGGGCCTGCGTGGTCGTCGACATGCCGGCCGGCAGCTATGAGGGGTCCGCCGTGCAAGCCCTGGCCTCGGCACGGCGCATCGTCGGCGAGACCGGCTGCCAGGCGGTGAAGCTCGAAGGCGGCGTCGACATGGCTCGTCAGATTGCCGCGATCGTGGCCGCCGATATCCCGGTCATGGGCCATATCGGCCTGCAGCCTCAATCGGTGAAAAAGGATGGCGGCTACAAGATCAAGGGCCGCACGGACGAGACTGTAGCCGCCCTGATCGCCGACGCGCTGGCGGTCGAGAAGGCCGGCGCGTTCTCGGTGGTCATCGAAGGCACGATCGAGACGGTCGCCGCCGACATCACCCGCCGCATAGCCATTCCAACCATCGGCATCGGCGCCAGCGACGATTGCGACGGCCAGATCCTGGTCGTCGACGACATGGTCGGGCTGACGGTCGACCGCGTGCCGAAATTCGTCAAGCAATACGCCGACCTGCGCAGCGTGATCACGCATGCCGCGGAGCGCTACGCATCGGAGGTGCGGGATCGCGTTTTCCCCGGGCCCGCCCACGTCTTTTCAAAAACCAACGGCGGGGATGACGCGTGA
- the aat gene encoding leucyl/phenylalanyl-tRNA--protein transferase has translation MTRPYAPGYRIPTDLLLKAYASGVFPMAESAGDPEVFWVRPETRGIIPLDDFHTPKSLKKTIRRHLFEIRFDFDFEATIDGCAEKREERRSTWINAPIREAYVQLHRMGHCHSVEAWREGRMVGGLYGVSLGRVFFGESMFSKETDASKTCLVHLVERLKARGFALLDTQFTTEHLKRFGAVDVPRCKYEKMLADALKGEAVFFP, from the coding sequence ATGACCCGTCCCTACGCGCCAGGCTATCGCATCCCAACCGACCTTCTGCTCAAGGCATACGCCTCGGGCGTCTTCCCCATGGCCGAAAGTGCTGGTGACCCAGAAGTCTTCTGGGTGCGGCCGGAGACGCGCGGCATCATCCCGCTCGATGATTTTCACACCCCCAAAAGCCTGAAGAAGACGATCCGCAGGCACCTGTTCGAAATCCGTTTCGATTTCGATTTCGAGGCGACGATCGATGGCTGCGCCGAAAAGCGCGAGGAGCGCCGCTCTACCTGGATCAATGCGCCGATCCGCGAAGCCTATGTGCAACTGCACCGCATGGGTCATTGCCACTCGGTCGAGGCCTGGCGCGAGGGGCGTATGGTCGGCGGCCTCTATGGCGTCTCGCTCGGGCGGGTGTTCTTCGGCGAAAGCATGTTTTCCAAAGAGACGGACGCGTCGAAGACCTGCCTAGTGCATCTCGTCGAGCGCCTGAAGGCACGCGGCTTCGCGCTGCTCGATACGCAGTTCACGACAGAGCACCTCAAGCGTTTCGGCGCGGTCGACGTGCCGCGCTGCAAATACGAAAAGATGCTGGCAGATGCGCTGAAAGGCGAAGCAGTCTTTTTTCCGTAG
- a CDS encoding NADH:ubiquinone oxidoreductase subunit NDUFA12, protein MKTFLTQFFTWWNSQTLGTRLHTWRYGKRVGQDEAGNVYYEGGIDSEGRTRRWVIYRNYSEASAIPPGWHGWIHHRVDIAPPSDDYRPRDWQKPHLPNLTGTPSAYRPKGSVLTNQHRPQVTGDYDAWTPGS, encoded by the coding sequence ATGAAGACTTTCCTGACGCAGTTTTTCACCTGGTGGAACAGCCAGACGCTGGGAACGCGCCTGCACACATGGCGCTACGGCAAGAGGGTCGGCCAGGACGAGGCCGGCAATGTCTATTACGAAGGCGGTATCGATTCGGAAGGCCGCACGCGTCGCTGGGTCATCTACCGCAACTATTCGGAAGCTTCGGCCATTCCGCCGGGCTGGCACGGCTGGATTCACCATCGTGTCGATATCGCTCCCCCCAGCGATGACTACCGGCCGCGCGACTGGCAAAAGCCGCATTTACCCAATCTGACCGGCACGCCATCGGCCTATCGTCCGAAGGGCTCGGTGCTGACCAATCAACACCGCCCGCAGGTCACCGGCGACTACGACGCCTGGACGCCGGGCTCGTAA
- the aroQ gene encoding type II 3-dehydroquinate dehydratase: MKTVFVLNGPNLNALGKREPGIYGGKTLAAIADDCKQAGASLGIEIDFRQSNHEGDLVDWIQEAGDKAAGIVINPGAYSHTSIAIHDAIRSIAPLPVAEVHLSNIHAREPFRHVSMVAPVAVGMICGFGPLGYTLALQALAARL, encoded by the coding sequence TTGAAAACGGTTTTTGTCCTGAACGGTCCCAATCTCAACGCACTCGGCAAGCGCGAGCCGGGCATCTATGGCGGCAAGACGCTTGCCGCCATCGCTGACGACTGCAAGCAGGCAGGTGCGTCGCTTGGGATCGAGATCGATTTCCGTCAGTCGAACCATGAGGGCGATCTCGTCGACTGGATCCAGGAGGCCGGCGACAAAGCCGCCGGCATCGTCATCAACCCAGGCGCCTATAGCCATACCTCGATCGCAATCCACGACGCCATCCGTTCGATCGCGCCATTGCCGGTTGCCGAAGTTCACCTTTCCAACATTCACGCGCGGGAACCGTTCCGCCACGTCTCCATGGTCGCGCCGGTCGCTGTCGGCATGATCTGTGGCTTTGGGCCGCTCGGCTACACGCTGGCGCTGCAAGCGCTCGCCGCACGCCTATGA
- the panC gene encoding pantoate--beta-alanine ligase, producing MSQPHVVDSVAALRARIRDWRRDGQRIAMVPTMGALHDGHLSLVKIALERADRCVVSIFVNPTQFAPTEDLDKYPRQLARDLDMLAAVKADLAFTPGVSEMYRAGFATKISVGGPSAGLETDFRPTFFDGVATVVAKLLLQAAPDFAIFGEKDYQQLCVVRQLCRDLDLPVEIIGAPTIRDAHGLAMSSRNAYLDEADLQIARQFNVILRKAAAALAAGAGQEETIAEASRVLVATGFQKVDYVEARESLTLTPWRRDRAGRVLAAAWLGKTRLIDNVEVPAA from the coding sequence GTGAGCCAGCCCCATGTCGTCGACAGCGTTGCCGCGCTTCGCGCGCGAATCCGCGACTGGCGTCGCGACGGACAACGCATCGCCATGGTGCCGACCATGGGCGCCTTGCATGACGGGCATCTTTCTCTGGTCAAGATCGCTCTCGAAAGGGCTGATCGTTGCGTGGTGTCGATCTTCGTCAACCCGACGCAGTTCGCACCGACCGAGGATCTCGACAAGTACCCGCGCCAGTTGGCCCGCGACCTCGACATGCTGGCCGCGGTCAAAGCCGACCTTGCCTTCACGCCCGGTGTCAGCGAGATGTATCGCGCAGGCTTTGCCACGAAGATCTCGGTAGGCGGCCCGTCAGCCGGGCTCGAAACGGACTTTCGCCCCACCTTTTTCGACGGCGTCGCCACAGTGGTGGCCAAGCTTCTCCTGCAGGCTGCACCCGACTTCGCCATCTTTGGCGAAAAGGATTACCAGCAGCTTTGCGTCGTCAGGCAGCTTTGCCGCGACCTCGACCTGCCCGTCGAGATCATCGGCGCGCCGACCATACGCGACGCGCATGGCCTCGCCATGTCGTCACGCAACGCCTATCTCGATGAAGCCGACCTCCAGATCGCTCGCCAATTCAACGTCATTCTGCGCAAGGCAGCTGCTGCGCTGGCGGCGGGCGCAGGACAGGAGGAAACGATCGCCGAAGCAAGCCGCGTCTTGGTCGCGACCGGCTTCCAGAAGGTGGATTATGTCGAGGCCCGCGAAAGCCTGACACTCACGCCATGGCGGCGCGACCGCGCGGGCCGCGTTCTCGCCGCCGCCTGGCTGGGAAAAACCAGGCTGATCGACAATGTGGAAGTTCCCGCCGCCTGA
- the accC gene encoding acetyl-CoA carboxylase biotin carboxylase subunit, with amino-acid sequence MFQKILIANRGEIALRVLRACKELGIQTVVVHSTADADAMHVRLADESVCIGPPPSRDSYLNIHQIVAACEITGADAVHPGYGFLSENAKFADILAAHNITFIGPSGDHIRIMGDKIEAKRTAKRLGIPVVPGSDGAVTEEKEARRIAAEIGYPVIIKASAGGGGRGMKVAHTEADLEIALQTARSEAGAAFGDDAVYIEKYLEKPRHIEVQVFGDGFGGGVHFGERDCSLQRRHQKVWEEANSPALNAEERSRIGGICAKAIADLGYSGAGTIEFLYENGEFYFIEMNTRLQVEHPVTEAITGIDLVHEQIRVASGGGLSVKQEDIKFNGHAIECRINAEDPRTFTPSPGTITHFHTPGGLGIRVDSGVYSGYKIPPYYDSLIGKLIVHGRNRVECMMRLRRALDEFVVDGIKTTLPLFRDLVGNADIANGDYDIHWLEKYLAKGE; translated from the coding sequence ATGTTCCAGAAGATCCTCATCGCCAATCGCGGCGAAATCGCGCTCCGGGTGCTGCGCGCCTGCAAGGAGCTTGGCATCCAGACGGTGGTGGTGCATTCGACCGCCGACGCTGACGCCATGCATGTCAGGCTCGCCGACGAAAGCGTGTGCATCGGTCCGCCGCCGTCGCGCGACAGCTATCTCAACATCCACCAGATCGTCGCGGCCTGTGAGATCACCGGCGCCGACGCCGTGCATCCGGGCTATGGCTTCCTGTCGGAGAACGCCAAGTTCGCCGACATTTTGGCGGCGCACAACATCACCTTCATCGGCCCGTCCGGCGACCACATCCGCATCATGGGCGACAAGATCGAGGCCAAGCGCACGGCAAAACGCCTCGGCATTCCGGTTGTGCCCGGTTCCGACGGTGCGGTGACCGAGGAAAAAGAAGCCAGGCGCATCGCCGCCGAGATTGGCTATCCCGTCATCATCAAGGCGTCGGCCGGCGGCGGCGGACGCGGCATGAAAGTAGCGCATACGGAGGCAGACCTCGAAATTGCACTGCAGACGGCACGCTCGGAAGCGGGCGCGGCCTTCGGCGACGACGCGGTCTACATCGAGAAATACCTGGAGAAACCGCGCCACATCGAGGTGCAGGTGTTTGGCGACGGCTTCGGCGGCGGCGTGCATTTCGGCGAGCGCGACTGCTCGCTGCAGCGGCGCCACCAGAAAGTCTGGGAAGAGGCCAATTCGCCGGCGCTCAACGCCGAGGAGCGGTCCCGCATCGGCGGTATCTGCGCCAAGGCGATCGCCGATCTCGGCTATTCGGGCGCCGGCACCATCGAGTTCCTGTACGAGAACGGCGAGTTCTATTTCATCGAGATGAACACGCGCCTGCAGGTCGAGCATCCGGTGACGGAAGCGATCACCGGCATCGATCTGGTCCACGAGCAGATCCGCGTCGCGTCCGGCGGCGGCCTTTCGGTCAAGCAGGAAGACATCAAGTTCAACGGCCACGCCATCGAATGCCGTATCAACGCCGAGGATCCCCGCACTTTCACCCCCTCGCCCGGCACGATCACGCATTTTCACACGCCGGGCGGCCTCGGCATCCGCGTCGATTCCGGCGTCTATTCGGGCTACAAGATCCCACCCTACTATGACAGCCTGATCGGCAAGCTGATCGTGCATGGCCGCAACCGCGTCGAATGCATGATGCGGCTGCGGCGGGCACTCGACGAATTCGTCGTCGACGGGATCAAGACGACGTTGCCGCTGTTTCGCGATCTCGTCGGCAATGCCGACATCGCCAATGGCGACTACGACATCCACTGGCTGGAAAAATATCTGGCCAAGGGCGAATAG